The genomic stretch GGACGAGTACGTGTGTGACTCTCCGCTGGCGGTGAGAGGGGCGCAGGTTGGCGCCGTGCACCTGTCCCTGATGGAGTGCCACAGGTCCCTGGTGGTGTCGTTGATCTGTGTCCTGGTGTTCCTGGTCATCCTGCTGCTGGTGGCCGTCGGCTACAAGTACCACGTGGTCTGGTACATGCGGATGACGTGGGCATGGCTGCAAGCCAAGCGGAAGCCCAAGCGAGCCCCGCCCAAGGACGTCTGCTACGACGCTTTTGTCTCCTACAGCGAGAACGACTCCGACTGGGTGGAGAACACCAtggtgcaggagctggagcaggccTGCCCTCCCTTTCGGCTCTGCCTGCACAAGCGGGACTTTGTGCCCGGGAAGTGGATTGTGGACAACATCATCGACTCCATTGAGAAGAGCCGCAAAACGCTCTTTGTGCTGTCCGAGCACTTTGTGCAGAGCGAGTGGTGCAAGTACGAGCTGGACTTCTCGCATTTCCGCCTCTTTGATGAGAACAACGACGCGGCGATTCTCATCCTCCTGGAGCCCATCCAGAGCAAAGCCATTCCCAAGAGGTTCTGCAAGCTGCGGAAGATCATGAACACAAAGACCTACCTGGAGTGGCCTGCTggtgaagagcagcagcaggtgttTTGGGAAAACTTGAAAGGAGCCTTGAAGTCATAGAAGTCAGTGGCCCCCGTTTCAACATATTTCCACAAAAGCCTGTATATCACTGTTTCTTACTGTTAAGAATCTTttcttgattatttttcttcGTAACTGCAACTGGCTTTGTTGCATATAGAGATAATTGTCATTTTACCAACTGGTAAAGACCCATTTTAGGCTTTCCAGTGATTTGATACTCTGGTCTTTAAAAGTCCCTGCCAATAACTCTGATATTTGGAAGCCGTGTTGGACTTGATCTGCTTTTCTAAATGCATTTTGCTGGGTGTGGGGTATTTCTGTACTTTTTACTCCTGTTACCGCGATCCCCAACTAGTTTCTAACAATGCCATTGTAATttgcaaatgaaattaaaagccAAGGGCTTCAATCAGTATTCCCCTGTGTCcatttctccctgggcatgcttGGTTTTCTCTTCATGATTGCCACCACTTTCCTTTCTACCTACCTGCAGAAATGGTGTAAGCCTTCTATTTCTGGGGTGTGAGATTTTTGTTTCTAATGTGTGGGCTAGATGGTGTTGCAGACTGGCTCAGTTCTTGGTTTTGCTCTTCTACTTTGCAAAGCATATTTATGTAATCGCTAGGCCGTGCAACTCTTACAGCTCAACTTCTCTTCCTTTGTAGTCggtgaaaaaaattacagggGTAAGAGGCAGTTCATCTCTCTACTTCAGTGTGAGGTATCTCCTAGAATTACTATATTGCTCTTCACTGATTACAAAGGGAGTCTAGGTAGATACAGATGTTTATATCGAGTTAGTCCAACACCGAGTGCTTGGATTTGTGTTTTAGAGGTTCTTATGGGAACCTGAAATTGTCTCTGAGGGGATGGAGTTAGGTGTGGTTTCTCTAAGTCAACATTCTCTCTTTGCTTGTTTTGCTGGAGTTTAAGTACAGGAGAGTCTAGATCTTGATTAAATTTTAGCCATGCAGTTATTTTTGTGGAGAAATACTGAAGCCTTGGCATATGGGCTGACGGAGTACTTGAAAAATAGTCAAATTTGATTATATTATCTGTTGCTATATTTATATATTGATATATAtgttaatatatatatttatatgtgtaTGTGCTTTTATAAATGTGTATATATTCACACTcctgtgtgtatgtgtacatCTATCTACACGAGATAATTTCTGTGGGTGCAACCTGCAAACACTACTTTCAGTTCTGTTTTCCTGTTACAATGTTCTCTCCGGGGCTAGTCCACAGTCTGCAACAAGGCGATTTTTCTGTCAACTCCCTTGGAGAAATACAGCTCATGGTCTAATCAAGGCTGAACTCCAGGCAGGTAATGAGTGAATCATCAGAGAGCAAACAATGAGCATTGATAAACCAAATTAGGAGAACTGTGTGCCTAGAAGTAAGAAGGGAAATAAGTCTTACCCGTCATTACAAAGAGAGGGTCAAAGAGAGATGTGGGAGAAGCCTTAGTTCACACAGTAGACTCTTAGCACAGACCCAGACTTTTGTGTGTTGGCACATTTGAAAGGACTGATAGTGCTCCTGCTCTTAGGCCAATCGGATCACCCAGTGGGAATTCCCCTGCTTGCACTGTCGAGGCTGAGCGGTGAAGTGGAAACAAAACAGCAGTGTGAAAGGAAGCTGGGAAAAGAAGGATCAGCAAGAGAGAGACAAAACACAGCATATGCAGGCACTGGAGCTGAAGGTGGCATCCCTGGGAATTTTTTCAGCACAGAGGTGAGTTTTCAGGTAGGTGAAGGCTGGAGATGCAGGGAAAGACAGTGGAGCTGCAGTGCCAGAGCAGGAAGCACACAgggagccctgggaagaggcaaCCTAATCTCTGCCACCAATCCTCCTCTGCATGGGGGATTGAGGGTGCTCAAGGCTGCTGTGCAGGAGTGCAGGGTGGGGAGGGATTTCTGACTGCCAGCAGAAGTAGAGCAGGAAGGCGCAATCACAGGCACCTGGCAAGAATGCACCGCAGGCAGGCGGCGAAGGAAggttctcctgcagagctgggacatgCTGATGGGAGCAATATCCTTTGGGAAATGGGAGAGAGGAAAGCAGCAAATGAAAAAGGGACAAATTGGGTCAGACTGTGCCATTTCTGCTCAGTTTCCTTGTGGGAGGATGCCTTGTATGTACTTTGTCCTATTTGTATGTTGTCCCACTTGGGTGTTAACacagactgcccagggcagtttgGGCATGAAGGAGGGGTGCCTTAATTTCAGGAATTCAGTCAGGAAAGAGCTCACTGAACAATGGCCTCAGGACATCAGCTGCCTCCTCACCTAACTCTGACCTGCTTGTGCTTCCAGCACATCCTCTGTGCTGGAAACAAGCAGAGGCATGGCCGTGTGTGTGTGCGGATGTGCATATGTGCTATTAGGGTACTGCTGGGGGCTGAGAACTAGGACATGGATAACCCACACACAGCCAGGTGGAGAGCAGAAGCTTTCCCCAGTCTGCTTGTGGTTTGACCTCTTCACCAAGCAGTGGCTCTCCCTCTGCAGGCTCCATAGCACTGCTCAAATTTACCAGCCAGCATTTAGCTGGGTAGAGCTCCCCAAGCTAGAATCAATTTGCACACTATTGGCATGCTTTATTTTAGCACTTATAGTAACCTTCCCCATTTGTTAGCATTTAAAGAACATCATTCTGTTGTCAGTCATGGTTTTGTTTAAGAATATGTGCATATTTCCTCAAATTCTTCTACTCATGTGGGCCAGGGAAAATAATACTGAGCATGTCTGATGGCTTGGACCCTTTTTCGATAACTCAGAAACACTTTGAACGTCTGGTTCATCACAGCACCTTATGCTACAAGGGCATCTGTGCAACTTCATGTATTTTTAGTTGcatttcaatttaatttttttaatgtggatttTTAATTTCCCAGCACAACAGGGAGAAGTGATTTCTTGACAGGGCAATGATGTCATGGACTGGGGCTGTATGTCTGAGTGGGTGTGGAGAGGCCTGAAATGACCTTGTAAGTCAGGGTCTCAAGCAGAATCATTAGACAGAaatgggaaggggaagagaatGGCTGAAAGTGAGtgagggtgggaatgggatttctCTGGGTGTCTGCTCAGATTACAGATGAGCAAAAAAACTGGAAGGGAAGCATCCCGAATCACCAAAATGCAGTTCAGTCCTGCAGTCCCTGGATGGTATCAGGCTGGTAAGGTGGAGAGCCATTAGGCTCTTCTGGTATTTCCTGTGCAGTACCTGCCCAGTTCCCTTGTGTACTGTCAATTTTCCACCTGTAAATAACCTGCCTATAGGCAACTTTTGATTGATTAGGTTGCCTGGTTTGTATCTAAACTGTGATATGCCATTTTAAGGCAATGGGATCATTTCTCTTGGAGTCATCACATCTTAATCTGGGTGTCCAAGGCACACGATATTAATTGCTCCTAAAAGATATTCTTTCTCTCCATTGACTTTGGAGGACATGGTGGATGACCATTTCAGCTGTTGGCATCTAAAGACAGGGAAGAGAACTTTGTCCTTCAAGATCCAAAGCTCTACATCAAAAACAGACAGAGGTAAAAGGGAAGTAACACAAGAGGTCAAAATGTTTATAGTCCTGCAGGTGGGAAGAGATGGaatgactgaaaaaaattatccataacttttcctcccctccccatATGCCCAAACCATCTCAGTCAATTCTGCCCCTTTTGGATAATCTTAAGCAGTTATGGCTAAAAATAATGCAACTGGAAGGGTGGGACTTCTCTGTATTAACTTGTATATGTGGGTCAGCTACTGTAAAACAAATTAGAATATGAATTCACAGTAGAGTAGATCTTCTGCACAGAATCTCAGTGGGATGACTGAGGGAGAAAGCAGTTCTCAAGGAGCCAGTCTCGCCCAATTAACCTGCTGGAGAGCCCACAATGATTTTGTGAACTCACTGATTGGCCTCTGTGGGGATTGTTCACTCTTTCCACCCACGGTAAGATACCTACTGAGGCAGGTGGGTTTTGTGgcacactggggaaaagagcTCTCTTAGGCTTCAAAAATTGTTTTTCCACCTCCTCAGAAGGAGAGAGGAACTAAAGGCATCTTGTTGGGGGTAAGCACAAGTTCGATATTGCAGGAAGCTCTGTAATAGAAAAAAGCCATTCCAAATCAGCATTATGAAAACTTTGAGAGGAAAGTGAAGTGACACAGGATCCTCATCTGTGTGGCTTCTCGTGAATCATTTCAGTCCAGCAGACCAGAAACAGGCTGTGGGACTGGAAAAAGCTATCTAGTCCAGTCAGCTGATCTGATctgagctcctggctctgccttgTGGCTTGGCTTGATCTTCCCTCTGCCACAGGttcccaaaagaaaaaaggaactgACAGAGGAGAAGGATGTGGCAGTAAAAAGGAAGAGCTGAGGCAGTAGGCGACAATGGTCAGTTTTACAATCTTAAATTTCATTAGCAAGTATCAGACTGATGGCAACGAGAATCACCCTGGCAAGTGTTTGTTTCCTTGCTCACAGGACATTTACAATCAGAGTAGGAAAAGGCAGATAAAACGAGGACTGGACTGAAACaaatgcattctttttctccccattgTCAGAACAGAGATCAGACATATGCTTGAAGTAGGTATTAAACCTGAATGTTACTATCTACTGTAAGATGCTGACTGTTCTTGATGTAACCAGGATTTGAAACATGTACAGGAGACTCCCTGTAGCAAAAAATGAATATAATATTCACAGAATCTGAAGAAAAAGACCTGAGGTGGGACGGAAGTATGAAGGCTACTTAGTAAACAGGAGGAGGATCAGAGTAGTAACCAATCTATTTCAACTCTGAACTGTgttaaaaccaaatattttaaCAGTGCCTTCAACAAGAGAGAACAGTAAAAGATAGATTTATCCAAAATACAACTTCTCCAAAACAAGCTATGCATCTTATATTTGCTCTGACTGTATTTCATATTTTAGGCAATATAATGACTACACACACCTGGCGAGTGTTGGCCATCTACATGATCTTAGCTGTAAACCTCTCCGAACAGCAAGCGCTGAAGCAGGCTTGTCCTTCATGCAGTACCAGTCAGCTTTGCAACTGCTCTTCCATGGGCTTGGACTTCGTTCCCCTGGGACTCACGGCCAAAATCACAGTATTAGACCTGGCCCACAACAGGATAAAGCACATCCGATCCCCGGACCTGCAGCAGGCTGTGAACCTGAGAGTCCTGCAGCTGCAGTCCAACAAAATCAGCTCCATAGATGAGGACTCGTTTCAGTCCCTGGCAAAACTGGAGCTCTTGGACTTATCAAATAACAGCTTGGCTCACGTGTCCCCTGTGTGGTTTGGGCACCTTTTTTCACTCCAGCACCTCTACCTGCAAGGCAATTCCTACAGAGACCTGGGGGAGAGCTCCCCCTTTTCTAGCCTGAGGAACCTGAGCTCTCTCCACCTGGGCAGCCCGCAGTTCTCTGGGATAAGGCAAGGGAACTTTGAGGGCATTGAGCTTCTGCACAAGTTGTGGATTGATGGTAGCAATCTCAGTCAGTATGAGCAAGGAAGTTTGAAATCAATTAAGAAGATAAATCACATGATCATAAACATAAGAAGTATTAATGTATTCTCAGACATTGTTAGGGACCTTCTGCACTCTGTCGCTTGGCTGGAAGTCAGAAGAATAGCATTCAGTATCCCTGCAGAAATGCAACTATTGAGAGTCATGTCTTCGTcctttgcaaagaaaatttcttttagACAGACCTTATTAACAGATGCTACCGTGCCTGAGCTTGTCAGCATTTTAGAAGACATGCCAAAACTAGTAGAGCTGGAGCTGGTAGACTGTAGACTCTTGGGAACTGGACAATGGAAAATACAAATTCAAGCAAAGCAATCACAGACCCTTACAGTTTTCACAATAGAGAAATTATCTATAGAGGAATTTTACTTGTTTACAGATCTTCAGGCTGTGGAAGGTCTAATATCTCTTTTTAGGAGAGTCACAGTTCAAAACACCAAGGTCTTTTTGGTACCATGCAGAATTTCCCAATGTCTTCGGTCATTAGAATATCTTGACCTTAGTTCAAATCTGCTTGGAGACCAGAGTTTAGAACATTCAGCTTGTCAGGGTGGTTGGCCATCCCTACAAACTCTAAATTTAAGTAGGAATTCACTGAGTGACTTAGAAATGACAAGTAAAAGTTTGTCTCATCTAGGAAACCTAATTGTTTTAGACATTAGCCAAAATAATTTTGGTGAGATTCCAGATAGGTGTGTATGGCCCAAAGCCCTGAAATATTTAAACCTCTCCAGCACTCAAATTCCTAAAGTAACAGCCTGCATTCCTCGAACGCTGGAAGTTTTGGATGTTAGTGCAAATAACCTGAAGGAGTTTGCACTGCAGCTCCCATTACTGAAAGAGCTGTACCTCACAAAAAACCAGCTGATGGCCCTGCCTGGTGCCACACCCATTCCAAACTTAGTGGCCTTGTCCGTCAGAAGTAACAAGCTGAACAGTTTCTCCAAGGAGGAGTTTGAGTCCTTCAAGAgaatggagctgctggatgccAGTGGCAACAACTTCATCTGCTCCTGTGAGTTCCTCTCCTTTGTCCACCACGAGGCCAGGATAGCCCAGGTGCTGGTGGGGTGGCCGGACGAGTACGTGTGTGACTCTCCGCTGGCGGTGAGAGGGGCGCAGGTTGGCGCCGTGCACCTGTCCCTGATGGAGTGCCACAGGTCCCTGGTGGTGTCATTGATCTGTGTCCTGGTGTTCCTGGTCATCCTGCTGCTGGTGGCCGTCGGCTACAAGTACCACGTGGTCTGGTACATGCGGATGACGTGGGCATGGCTGCAAGCCAAGCGGAAGCCCAAGCGAGCCCCGCCCAAGGACGTCTGCTACGACGCTTTTGTCTCCTACAGCGAGAACGACTCCGACTGGGTGGAGAACACCAtggtgcaggagctggagcaggccTGCCCTCCCTTTCGGCTCTGCCTGCACAAGCGGGACTTTGTGCCCGGGAAGTGGATTGTGGACAACATCATCGACTCCATTGAGAAGAGCCGCAAAACGCTCTTTGTGCTGTCCGAGCACTTTGTGCAGAGCGAGTGGTGCAAGTACGAGCTGGACTTCTCGCATTTCCGCCTCTTTGATGAGAACAACGACGCGGCGATTCTCATCCTCCTGGAGCCCATCCAGAGCAAAGCCATTCCCAAGAGGTTCTGCAAGCTGCGGAAGATCATGAACACAAAGACCTACCTGGAGTGGCCCGCTggtgaagagcagcagcaggtgttTTGGTTTAATTTGAAAATAGCTCTAAGATCTTAGACAGGGATGTTAAAGAATAAATATGTAGTGAATGTACTCTGGATTTGTTTCACTTGCCTGTTTGTCCCATCACTTGTCTGCATCTGAAGAACACAGCACTGGGCTACTGCAGATTCTAATGCTATGATTTTTGTAGCCATCATTCTGAATAGTTGTACAGGTTTGGGCTggaatagaattaattttcttcatagttccTTCTATGGTGCTGTGGTTTGCATTTGTGCCCAAAACAGTCTCCATAACACAGGGGCTTTTTAGTTAGTGCTCATCAGTGCTTGCACAGCATCAAGGTCTTTCCTGTTCTCAGGCTGTCCTGCCAGCGAGCAGGGAGGGGCTGCATCATAAtatgggaggggacacagctagGACAGCTGATCCCAGCTGACCAAAAGGATGTCCCACACATAATGTCATGACCCATGATAACAAAATCAGCACTAAAAGTTGTGGGAAAGAAAGAATAAGGGAGGATATTTGAAGTTACCATATTTGCCTTCCCAAGTAAACGTTCTGCGTCATGGAGTCCTGCTGTCATGGCAATGGCTAAACATTTGCCTGTTGGTAGGAAGTGGTGAATTGATTCCTTGTTCTGCTTTGCTTGTGAGCATAGCTTTTATTTTACCTGTTGAACTGCCTTAATCTCAACtcacaagttttctcacttttacccttcagattttttcccctgttccaCGGCAGGGAGAGTGAGAGAGTGAATGCATGGTGCTGAGCTGCCTTCCGAGGTTAAACCACAATAGTTATCTACACATGTTAATCAGCACTATGAGGAAAAGCTGTTTCATTTAAGTATTTAAAGATGAAAAGTTGTTTAGATATGCAGCTATGTAGTTTATGTGTCttaatctttgcaaaagttttaGGAGAGAACCTGCCTAGccaagggttttttttgcattttttgtatAAACCGCTTCTCATCAAATGCTATAAAAGTCAGTCTATGCAGTAAAGAATTTTGTCCTAGCTCTCCTAAGTCAGTGGATCTAAGGATTGGTTCTCAGTATTTCATTGTCACAGCAAGTTAAATGCCCAGATCTCCTGAAAATTGTGGCTGCAAGGCTTAATGTAGAAATGGGCTTTCTCACTGCAGTTCTGTGTTGTAGCTCATAGGTTCTACAATTGCCTTTATGAAAGACATCTATGGAGGATGACTTCTGTCTAATGTCATTGTACTACATGTGGCAATAGATGCTTCAGGGTAGGGTTCAAAAGCTCTTCTGACTTGCACAAGTGGAGTTTAAGCTATTCTCAGTTACAGTGTGGGAAACACAAATACATAGTCTTTGAATCCAACGCCATGTCCCTCTCTTTGTTCAGCAACCTTAACACAGGCATGAAAAGGGTGTTTCTTACCTTTTGCTCTCTCTGTAAATGTAGTCCACAAAACTAGAGTGGGTGGAGAACATCCCACATCGGACACTGTGTTTGCTGTCAGATGGGGTTGTGTTTTCTTGAGAAGGTTACTGGGACAAGGGTCCTAATTGCTGGAAAAGTGCAACAAATGGAAGACTGGCACCAGATTCATCCTTCAGagctgatttaaaaagaaagaggtgTCTTTGTGATATTTTCCTTGTAGGCACAGGAAATTTCAGGTGAACCCTAATAGTTTGAGTCTGGTAGGCCAGAGGGACTATGAACTTTTGGATCAGTTCAGGGCTTAGGTGCAGCTTAGGACATTTCCAGGCACACACAGAAGCTTTCAAATGGAAACACCTACAACATTTGGCTCTAACTGTGATGAGACCATGTCCAGGTTAgtgtttttattgctgttttgaTCTTGGGCATCAAACACCTCACTGCAACTGAGTTGATTGCATCGGAAGTCTCCTCTCACAGCTGGTTACTTGTTGTAAGTTACTTTAGCAAGTTCTCTGCAGAGCCAAAATGTCAGTGAGAGCAAAGTACCCGTTCTTTGCCCACCATTGGGAAGGCTGAGGACACACCTCCTTCCATTACACCCACAAGTAGGCAACTTTGACAGCACTATGAAAATTAACAGCTTATTTACTTGCAATGATGAATGCAGGCATAACATATTTTAAGAATTATTAACTTTGTTACTTCATCTAAGCTAAAAAGCCACCTTCTTTCTATGTACTTaagattttctcttttatttactttgggtttttttaagtgcatCGTTTCCTATTTTTAGCATCTAAACCTTACTTGCACCTGTGGATGGCTGCATAAGATACCTGCTTTATTCTTTTATAAAGGTATTCTTTTATAAAGGTAAGTTAAGTGTATCTCTGATTTCTAATAACAGTGTAGAGATGCTTAAAATACTGACCATGTTTAATTTGAATTCAGAAGCTACTTCTGATATCGACTTCTTCATTCTAGGAAATAAATCTATTTATTTTCTAGCACAAGCTTCCCATTAAAACCAtcaatttcttttaattcttaCTTGGAGAAAATAAGTTTTCACAGCAGGCTGTATAGCCTTGCTGTAATGCAAAAAGAGGCAAAAGGGTTTCTAGCATACCAGAATTCCACCAATTGCTATTTTCTCTAGTCTATTAAAATTAAGCACAGAATGTGCATATTATTGTAGGCACACTTTGAATTCTCACCAATAATCTGCATCCTATTCTAGAACCAGTGAGTAAGTAATGCCTTGGATGATGCCTGTAACAATCGACTGCCAAACCACCAGATAGCAGAGACAGTCCAGAAGTTGTCCATACGATATTTGGGTGTTCCCACACAATCTGTTCATAAGGAAGCTGGATAGAAAATGCAACAATAGATAAATCTCGGTGTTTTTCTTAGTCAGAATCAAAGATACAGTATTTGGTTAATATGCTCATAATTTACTTCCTTTTTTTATAGAGGTAAGGTTAACATTAAGTAGCCTATGATTAAAGAGGATCTAAGAAAATAAGCCAAACTTTGCTTTCATTCAAGCAGTTTTCTACAGACACAAGAACAGATCTTCAACTATTTTTTTACTTGCTAAAGGAAAAGTCTTGTCTACTAACtactaaaagggaaaaaaccactTGTTCTGAAAGTGcattatataatttttaaaaattgttaaaGAACAAAATCCACTGCATGGTCTTTATAAAACTGTGATTTATATTCTTTAAAGTGATTCTCtcattataaaaattatttctggatGTCTTGAAATCAAGAAGGAAAATATATATGCACTCTTTTCCTAGCTTGCTTGGGGTCTTATATAAGGTAAAGGCAAACAGAACTATCATCTTCCctaaatataatttttccttAATAATAACAACAGGTTTTCCATTCATTTAATGTGACCATCTCATCCCTCCACTGCAGATCAAAATGAGAATTAGTAAGTACTCAGGCCATGGTTTAGAAAATCCAAATGAAAAGCACACTTGTTACAGAGAGGGTATGGGTTTCTTAACAACCCCTTCAAATGAACTTTCTTAGGCAGTCTGTGTGAGTTTCATTCTTGCCAACAATGCAGCTGCTGTGGGTGCAGGATTCATGAAACCCAGTATCATGTGTATTATTAAGGAATCTTTCAAATGTAAAAAAGACTCAACGCTTACATCTGCAAACCTGGTCAAACCATCAACAGATAATTTTAATGACTGAGTGTGGACACTGCCTGGTTTTATAACCAAGCAGTTTCAAATTACTTAAAATAGTTGGACTATTTGGAATTATTGTAAAGCTGAATCCAATGTCCTGAACATCCAGACTGGTATTCATATTTTCCAGCTCGCAAGAAGCCAGGATACTTTTATGAAGTGCAGAAATGGGTGATTAGTAACTGTTCCAGCACATATTCAATATGTTTCATTTTAGTTTCTGGAATGCAAGATGTGGAGTTGCTTGGTATCCCTGGGTCACTGGGTCTTCTGTCAAGCTGTAGGGTACAGGACATTGGTTGAGAAGGGTTCCACATCTGCCTTAAAATTACCTGGCAAGCAGCCCCAGGCACAGCTGGAGGAAATCCTCTGCAGTACACAGGAGTGGAGCCTGAATTAGCAGACCTGGCTGATGGGTCAGCATGCCTGGTCTAATGTCCTGCCAGGCACACCCACAAAGGCTGTGCACCAAGTACCTGGAAGGTGGATTTAAGCCTGAAACTATAGGATTATGGCCACTCTTGCATCAGTTTGTTGGCCAAAAATCTGCACGGCCTCAACTTGTGTTACAGAACTGAAAAATAGTTTGTGTTCCTATTTTTACCTCTGCACAATGTTGTTTCTGAACATGgttttggttcctttttttcttggtatttattgtcataattattttttaatacagtgtaaaagaggagaaaacaatAGTTTTATAATTACGTGGAAAGGATATCCATGATAACAGGACAGCTGTTAGGTATTTTCCATGATCCCCTCTTTTTTTATATCCACAAGGATTTTCTGCCCACAGACTGCACAGATGTAATTGGACAAATGTCTTGTTGGTATGCCACTGATGTTGTAAAAGTGTCAAGATTaaatttacaggaaaaaaaaaagccaatgaACAACAAAATATTTGCTTAGAGTCAAGGATGCATAAACACATTTCAGCTGTCATCAAAGATAAGAACAGCATGAAAATGGCTACAGTTGTCTAAGTTTACTAGTGCCAGGATGCACAGTTaccaaaaaataattaaaatcttaTTGCTGATGCAAGGGCTTTAGCAACCATCTGCTTGATGTTAAGTAACTGGACGTAAGGTGATTATGTCAGCATAATTCTCTTATTTGAAAGGggaaaataggaagaaaataaaaaggaaaggacAAGAAGAGTCTTTCACAGACtttggggaaggaagaaacttGTCCTCCTATGGCAATTAGGAAAATGGTGTAGTTTCTTGCACATTAGGATCT from Aphelocoma coerulescens isolate FSJ_1873_10779 chromosome 4, UR_Acoe_1.0, whole genome shotgun sequence encodes the following:
- the LOC138109016 gene encoding toll-like receptor 2 type-2 — protein: MTTHTWRVLAIYMILAVNLSEQQALKQACPSCSTSQLCNCSSMGLDFVPLGLTAKITVLDLAHNRIKHIRSPDLQQAVNLRVLQLQSNKISSIDEDSFQSLAKLELLDLSNNSLAHVSPVWFGHLFSLQHLYLQGNSYRDLGESSPFSSLRNLSSLHLGSPQFSGIRQGNFEGIELLHKLWIDGSNLSQYEQGSLKSIKKINHMIINIRSINVFSDIVRDLLHSVAWLEVRRIAFSIPAEMQLLRVMSSSFAKKISFRQTLLTDATVPELVSILEDMPKLVELELVDCRLLGTGQWKIQIQAKQSQTLTVFTIEKLSIEEFYLFTDLQAVEGLISLFRRVTVQNTKVFLVPCRISQCLRSLEYLDLSSNLLGDQSLEHSACQGGWPSLQTLNLSRNSLSDLEMTSKSLSHLGNLIVLDISQNNFGEIPDRCVWPKALKYLNLSSTQIPKVTACIPRTLEVLDVSANNLKEFALQLPLLKELYLTKNQLMALPGATPIPNLVALSVRSNKLNSFSKEEFESFKRMELLDASGNNFICSCEFLSFVHHEARIAQVLVGWPDEYVCDSPLAVRGAQVGAVHLSLMECHRSLVVSLICVLVFLVILLLVAVGYKYHVVWYMRMTWAWLQAKRKPKRAPPKDVCYDAFVSYSENDSDWVENTMVQELEQACPPFRLCLHKRDFVPGKWIVDNIIDSIEKSRKTLFVLSEHFVQSEWCKYELDFSHFRLFDENNDAAILILLEPIQSKAIPKRFCKLRKIMNTKTYLEWPAGEEQQQVFWFNLKIALRS